One Sphingomonas kaistensis genomic window, CAGCCCCGGCGCTTCCAGCAGCGCGATGCGGACGAGATCGCGCGCCTGCGCCACCGCCTCGGCCAGACGGCGACCTTCGCCAAGGCCGAAAGCGATCGCGCTCGCCAGCGTGCAGCCCGTCCCGTGACTGTGCGGCGTGTCGATCCGCGTGCCCTGCCAGCTGGTAAGATTGTCCTCCTCGATCAGCGCATCGGCGACGGCTTCGCCCTCGTCATGCCCGCCCTTCACCAGCACCGCACAGCGATGCCTGGAAACGAGTCCGAGCGCGCCCTCGATCGGGTCCTCCTTGCTGGTCAGCCGCGTGAGCTCGGGGAGATTGGGAGTCGTCACCGTCGCCAGATCCATCAGCGCGCCGAACGCCTCGATCGTCGCATCGTCGGCCAACGCCGCGCCGCTGGTCGCGATCATGACGGGGTCGAAGACCAACGGCACCCGCGGCTCCATCGCCGCCAGTCGCTCCGCCACCATCCGCGCGGTAAAGGCCGAGCCGATCATCCCGATCTTGATCGCATCCACCCCGAAGTCGCGAACTACCGAATCGATCTGCGCCAGCACAATTTCGGCAGGCACGGGATGCACCGCATCGACGCCAAGGCTGTTCTGCGCGGTCACGGCGGTGATCGCCGTCATCGCGTGGCCGCCAAGCATCGTCACGGCCTTGATGTCCGCCTGAATCCCCGCCCCGCCCCCGCTGTCGGAACCGGCGATGATCAAAATACGAGGGATGCTCTTGGCGGTCATTCAGATCCTGCGTGGGCCGCGCGAGTTAAGATTTTGCCTTAGCCGCCGCTGCTTTCGAACGCGTCGGCCGGTCGAGCAGTTCACCCCGGCAATTGGGACAATGCTCGTCCAGTTCCTCGGCGCACGGCGCGCAGAAGGTGCATTCGAAGCTGCAGATGAAGGCGCCCGGCAGATGCGCGGGGAGCGCCTCGGCGCAGCGCTCGCACTGCTCCTTCATCGCCAGCATCAGGCCGCCGCCTTTTCCACCGCGGCGCAAATCCGCGCCACCACGGTTTCGACCTCCTGTCCGTCGTCGCCCTCGGCCATGACCCGGATCAGCGGCTCGGTCCCCGACTTGCGGATCACCAGCCGCCCGCGCCCGTCGAGCTGCTTTTCGGCATCGGCGATGCATGCCTTCACCGCCGCGTCTTCCAGCGGGGCACCAGCCTTGAAGCGGACGTTGCGGAGCAGCTGCGGGACGGGCTCGAACTGCGCAAGCAGATCGCTCGCCCGGCGGTCCTGCCCGACCATCGCGGCAAGGATCTGCAAGCCCGCAACCAGCCCATCACCGGTGGTCGCATGATCGGTAAGGATGATATGCCCCGATTGCTCACCCCCGACGTTGCAGCCCTTCTCGCGCATCGCTTCAAGAACATAGCGGTCGCCGACCTTGGTGCGATGGAGCTGAAGCCCCGCCTCACCCAGATGCCGCTCGAGCCCGAGATTGCTCATCACCGTCGCCACGACGCCGCCGCCTCGCAGCAAGCCCTGCCGCTGCTGGTCGAGCGCGATCAGCGCCATCAATTGGTCGCCGTCGATCACCTTGCCCGTATCGTCGATTACGATCAGTCGATCCGCATCGCCGTCGAGCGCCAGCCCGATGTCCGCCCCAGTCGCCACCACCGTTTCCTGCAACAGCTTGGGATGGGTCGATCCGCATTGGTCGTTGATGTTGGTGCCGTTGGGCTGAACGCCGAGCTGGACCACCTCCGCGCCAAGTTCCCACAGCGCGTCGGGCGCGACATGATAGGCCGCGCCATTGGCGCAATCGACCACGATCTTGAGCCCGTCGAGCCGCAGCTTGTCGGGAAAGGTCGCCTTGGCGAAATGGACATAGCGCCCGCGCGCATCCTCGATCCGCTTGGCCCGGCCGATGCGATTGGCCTCGACCAATTCGACCTCCTGCTCAAGCAATGCCTCGATCGCCAGCTCGTCCTCGTCGCTGAGCTTGAACCCGTCGGGACCGAACAGCTTGATGCCATTGTCGTGGAACGGATTGTGGCTGGCCGAGATCATCACGCCCAGGTCCGCGCGCATCGAACGGGTCAGCATCGCCACCGCCGGGGTCGGCATCGGCCCAAGCAGTACCACATCCATGCCCACGCTGGTGAACCCCGCCACCAGCGCGCTTTCCATCATGTAGCCCGACAGCCGCGTGTCCTTGCCGATCACCACCCGGTGCCGATGATCGCCGCGCAGGAAATGAGCGCCCGCGGCCTGCCCCACCTTGAGCGCGATATCGGCCGTCATCGGGGCCTTGTTGGTGAGACCCCGGATTCCGTCGGTACCAAAGAATTTGCGTGCCATGACCAGCCCCTTAGCGCGGGCTCAGCGCAAGGCCCAGACCCCGACCGGCAACGGATGGAGCCAAGTCGCCAGCAGGAAAAGGAGGGTGCCGCCCACGAACGCGGTCCAGCCGGGCAGCGCGAGGCCGCGAGCAAATGGAACGAAGCTCGTCTGCCGCTCCCATTCCGCCCAGCGCTCACCAACCTGTTCCCGCTTCTTGGCGTCCTGCGCCTTTGCGCCCACCAGAGCGAGCACCAGGATCGCAAGCGCAATGGCCACCGCGCTCGGCTCCGGGTTCACCAGCAGATGCACCAGCCCCCACAGCGCGAAGCTCCACATCATCGGGTGACGGGTCCAGCGGAACACGCCTGCGGGCCGTCCGATCACCGCATCATGGCTCTGCATGGTCTCCATTGCCGGATTGCGCACGAATGACCCCGCCAGCAGCACGCTGGCCAGCCACATGATCGGCAATGCCGCCCCCCACGCCCAGCCTGGCACCGGCCACAGCAAGCCTTCCGCACCCACGGCGCGCCGGGCCATGACCATTGGCACGAAGCAAGCGAACGACACTGCCGAATAAGCCGCTAAGAAGCCCTTGGGTCCGAGCCGTGCGACCAGCGGCGCCCGTAGCGGGTGCGACATCAGAAGGTGGGTGGCGACAAACAGGCCTGCGAACAGCGCCGTCGTCGCCGCCGCACTCACCGCCGGTAGGCCTCCGGCAGCGCGCCCCGCTCCAGCGTCCGGTAGCGGTCGCGAAGCTTGGTCTGACGCGTCTCCAGCGGCTGCTGCACGCCATCGATGAAGACGGCTTCGGCGGTGCTGAGGTTATCGAGCGGATCGCCCGACCAGATCACCATGTCGCCGCGGCGTCCGGGCGCCAGGCTGCCGACCTCGCCGCCAAGCCCCATCGCCTCGGCCGGGCCGGAAGTGATCGCGGCCAACGCCTGCCCCCAGCTCAGGCCCGCGGCGCCCGGCAGGCGCGACAGGCCGACCAGATTGCCGGCATACCAACGCGCGCGAAACGCCATGCGCTGCTCGTCGTCGTTGATGGTCCCGATCGACACCTTGACCCCGGCGGCGCGCATCCGGCCGATATTGCTCATGGTCGACGCGACGCTCTCGAACGTGCCGGGCAGCGAGGTCAGCGCCGAGGCGATGACGGGAATGCCCGACGCCGCCAATTCGGGAGCAATGGTCCAGCCCTCGTTGGCCCCGACGATCGCCATCCGGATCCGCGGAAATTCGCGCTTGAGGGCGATCACCTGCCTGAGATCAGCCGCGCGCTCGGCGTGGATCAGCAGCGTTTGCCGCCCCTGCACCACCGGGACCAGCGCAACCGCATCGAAGCGGGTCAGCAGCACGTCCTGGTTGCGACGCGCGTCGTAGGAGCGGCTTTCGTTCGGATTGGCGACCACCGGCCCTTCGCCGGGATCGTCGGCCGTTTGCCCTGACGTATCGCGGGCAGGCGCTCGCCCACCGGCGACCTGACCGGCTTCGCGCAGCGCATTGCGCAGCAAAGCGTGCGCCGCGCTGCGGCTGCCACCGGCGGTTTCCGCCCCGTCCTCGCCCAATTCGACGAACTGGAACAAGCGGCCGCGGG contains:
- the thiD gene encoding bifunctional hydroxymethylpyrimidine kinase/phosphomethylpyrimidine kinase — protein: MTAKSIPRILIIAGSDSGGGAGIQADIKAVTMLGGHAMTAITAVTAQNSLGVDAVHPVPAEIVLAQIDSVVRDFGVDAIKIGMIGSAFTARMVAERLAAMEPRVPLVFDPVMIATSGAALADDATIEAFGALMDLATVTTPNLPELTRLTSKEDPIEGALGLVSRHRCAVLVKGGHDEGEAVADALIEEDNLTSWQGTRIDTPHSHGTGCTLASAIAFGLGEGRRLAEAVAQARDLVRIALLEAPGLGGGHGPMGQGQVRLDVGGSPRLNQVTVTGKDYAKQVAFYTKLGLTQIVDSPENGYARFEAWGGVTFSVQIDPEEAIAPTTAVYFECDDLDARVEALARGGMVFEHGPRDQPWLWREARLRDPAGNIIFLYRAGEARRFPPWRMTEG
- a CDS encoding DUF1272 domain-containing protein, which encodes MLAMKEQCERCAEALPAHLPGAFICSFECTFCAPCAEELDEHCPNCRGELLDRPTRSKAAAAKAKS
- the glmM gene encoding phosphoglucosamine mutase is translated as MARKFFGTDGIRGLTNKAPMTADIALKVGQAAGAHFLRGDHRHRVVIGKDTRLSGYMMESALVAGFTSVGMDVVLLGPMPTPAVAMLTRSMRADLGVMISASHNPFHDNGIKLFGPDGFKLSDEDELAIEALLEQEVELVEANRIGRAKRIEDARGRYVHFAKATFPDKLRLDGLKIVVDCANGAAYHVAPDALWELGAEVVQLGVQPNGTNINDQCGSTHPKLLQETVVATGADIGLALDGDADRLIVIDDTGKVIDGDQLMALIALDQQRQGLLRGGGVVATVMSNLGLERHLGEAGLQLHRTKVGDRYVLEAMREKGCNVGGEQSGHIILTDHATTGDGLVAGLQILAAMVGQDRRASDLLAQFEPVPQLLRNVRFKAGAPLEDAAVKACIADAEKQLDGRGRLVIRKSGTEPLIRVMAEGDDGQEVETVVARICAAVEKAAA
- a CDS encoding NnrU family protein; this encodes MSAAATTALFAGLFVATHLLMSHPLRAPLVARLGPKGFLAAYSAVSFACFVPMVMARRAVGAEGLLWPVPGWAWGAALPIMWLASVLLAGSFVRNPAMETMQSHDAVIGRPAGVFRWTRHPMMWSFALWGLVHLLVNPEPSAVAIALAILVLALVGAKAQDAKKREQVGERWAEWERQTSFVPFARGLALPGWTAFVGGTLLFLLATWLHPLPVGVWALR
- a CDS encoding amidohydrolase family protein, with translation MIRLTLAALLGASALGVAVPAAAQTIAVTGGTVALGDGSAPISGGTVVIRDGRVVAAGQGVAVPAGAQVIDATGKWVTPGIVAGFSRLGLADVDAVAAANDQRSDGPFSAALDVAPSINPNAAPVAINRAEGVTRAIVAPSTGKSIFAGQGALIDTGADGQPITRGRLFQFVELGEDGAETAGGSRSAAHALLRNALREAGQVAGGRAPARDTSGQTADDPGEGPVVANPNESRSYDARRNQDVLLTRFDAVALVPVVQGRQTLLIHAERAADLRQVIALKREFPRIRMAIVGANEGWTIAPELAASGIPVIASALTSLPGTFESVASTMSNIGRMRAAGVKVSIGTINDDEQRMAFRARWYAGNLVGLSRLPGAAGLSWGQALAAITSGPAEAMGLGGEVGSLAPGRRGDMVIWSGDPLDNLSTAEAVFIDGVQQPLETRQTKLRDRYRTLERGALPEAYRR